The Microbacterium sp. SORGH_AS_0862 region GGCCGCCTACGACCTGCTGATGGCCGACGATCCCGAGCCCTGGCTGGCGATGACCAGGTACCGCTCGCGACAGCAGAACAACAATATGGGCCGCGCGGAATATGTCCTCGCGTTCGCGCAGTACTACCCCTACGGGCCGGAGTACTTCATGTTCGGCGGCTTCTTCCGCGTCGAACCGAGCGTCCCCGAGACGTTCGGCGACGACGGCTATCGGCTCACCCCGCTCGGCCGGTACGCGGAGTACGTCAAGCGCCTCATCGTGAAGCTGAACGAACCCATCGGCCGCAACCTCTATCTCCGCTCCTATGACAACCTGCAGGACGGCCCGCTCGGCCCGGAGGTGTACGAGCTGGCCCCGGACGTGAAGCTCGGAGCCTTCCCCGGCTACCAGAACGTGCGGCTGCGGCACCGCGAGCTGCAGCGCATCATCGCGAACGACGAGCCGAGCTGGAAGGACGCCCTCTCCAGCGTCAAGGGCGTGTACGTCATCACGGACCTCAGCGACGGACGCCTCTATGTCGGCTCCGCCTCGGGCGAGGCGAACGGCCTGTGGCAGCGGTGGGCGGGCTACGCGCACCTCGGCAACCTCTCCGGCGGCAACCGGGATCTCGAGCTGCTCAAGCTCACGCGCGGCGACGGTCACATCGTCGAACACTTCCAGTACTCGATCCTCGAGATCTTCGACCCCAAGACCCGTGCGGAGACCATCCTGCAGCGCGAGTCGTTCTGGAAGCTCGCCCTCGACAGCCGCGCTCACGGGCTCAACGCGAACTGAGCGGGCGCATCCGATGTCCGGATTCGTCCGGGAGTGGCATTCCCGGACGGACTCGACCCTCCGCGGCACCTAGCGTCGAGGCGTCATGACGCACGGCGAGAGGACACGGGTATGCCGGACGGCAATGTCGACTGGGACTTCTGGGCGCAGATCGCGACGGTGATCGCGGCGTTCGCCGTGCCGATCGCCGTGCTCGCGCTCGTTCTCGAGATGCGGCGGACGGCTGTCGCCCAGGCCGCTCGCGTGGTCGCCTGGACCGTGGTGCCGCACGACCGCATCCGCTCCGCCGGAGTGCGCGGGATCGTGATCGTGAACGAGTCCGAACAGGTCGCCCGCGACGTGCGCATCGATGTGCGTACGGACGGAACGGATGCGGTGACGGCCGTGTACCCGATCGTTCCGCCGGGAGCGCACTTCCTCACCCTCCAGGAACGCCAGGCGGCCGATGGTGACGGGGAGGCGCCGTGGGTCGGCGAGGGCAACGACTACGTGCTGCTGCCGGTGAATCAGAAGGACGGCGCGCTCACCATCAGCCTTCGTCACGCGCAGACCTCTCCCGGCGACGAGATGCGCCAGTACGAACTCCTGCCCTGGACCCAGGCCGGCTCCGGGGCGGAGTCGAGCTTCGCCGCCGCGGTCTTCGAGTACTCCCTCGGGAACACGCGCTGGCGCCGCCGGTCGGATCTCAGCATCCGTCGTCGCCGTCCGGCGCGGACCAGGGGGTGGCAGCTCTGGCGTCCGCGTCTCTTGGGACAGCCGGAGGTGGGCGAGCGCCGGTTCCCGGAAGTGTCGCTCAACAGCGAGCAGGCGAGGCTCGTGATCGCCGACACGGAGGACACGTACCAGCAGTCGCGAACGCTGATGGATGCGGTGGGACGCCACCTCGCCGGCGGCATCG contains the following coding sequences:
- a CDS encoding GIY-YIG nuclease family protein, which translates into the protein MIRFADFMPVPAPERTKVKFNIRAGVGGAAAYDLLMADDPEPWLAMTRYRSRQQNNNMGRAEYVLAFAQYYPYGPEYFMFGGFFRVEPSVPETFGDDGYRLTPLGRYAEYVKRLIVKLNEPIGRNLYLRSYDNLQDGPLGPEVYELAPDVKLGAFPGYQNVRLRHRELQRIIANDEPSWKDALSSVKGVYVITDLSDGRLYVGSASGEANGLWQRWAGYAHLGNLSGGNRDLELLKLTRGDGHIVEHFQYSILEIFDPKTRAETILQRESFWKLALDSRAHGLNAN